A window of Auraticoccus monumenti contains these coding sequences:
- a CDS encoding helix-turn-helix domain-containing protein, with protein sequence MTISHYAKQRKRVQPPYVDLRSLRSVSGMTLDEVCAAANEADPELTLTRGALSAIENGHRGASTEVLRAIALAYGLDAEALDVQYRPRRRGAAV encoded by the coding sequence ATGACGATCAGCCACTACGCGAAGCAGCGGAAGCGGGTGCAGCCGCCCTACGTGGACCTCCGCTCGCTGCGAAGCGTGAGCGGTATGACGCTCGACGAGGTCTGCGCTGCTGCGAACGAAGCCGACCCAGAACTCACCCTGACGCGCGGCGCGCTCTCCGCCATCGAGAACGGCCACCGCGGCGCCTCGACCGAAGTACTGCGAGCCATCGCACTTGCGTACGGACTCGACGCCGAGGCGCTCGACGTCCAGTACCGGCCCCGTCGCCGTGGTGCTGCCGTATGA
- a CDS encoding helix-turn-helix domain-containing protein produces the protein MSSERERFAQIVKLRRQQLGLTHALIAARGGPSSQTLSNVEMATGSSPSPSTLRKLDEALEWQAGSAARALQGGRPTTRESESKQRSTRIHPSLSLVRERLREWAAGPMQEEPPSDALMLWDDRQLVEEMGRRLGSRADQIAVLRDREYSRASSVPEVGSRSQVDVTDASFTPDHYTLAADRQDEPTAYDRATADQDLAGEESQEDRS, from the coding sequence ATGTCCTCCGAACGCGAGCGGTTCGCACAGATCGTCAAGCTGCGACGCCAGCAACTCGGGCTCACCCATGCCCTCATTGCGGCGCGGGGTGGGCCGTCCAGCCAGACCTTGTCCAACGTCGAGATGGCTACCGGTAGCTCCCCGTCTCCGAGCACGCTGCGGAAGCTCGATGAAGCTCTTGAGTGGCAGGCCGGTAGTGCTGCTCGCGCTCTCCAAGGTGGCCGTCCGACCACTCGTGAGTCAGAGAGCAAGCAGCGCAGCACTCGCATCCACCCGTCGCTCTCGCTGGTTCGGGAGCGCCTGAGGGAGTGGGCGGCCGGACCCATGCAGGAGGAGCCACCCTCGGATGCGCTCATGCTCTGGGACGACCGCCAGCTGGTGGAAGAGATGGGCAGGCGTCTAGGCAGTAGGGCAGACCAGATCGCAGTCCTGCGGGACCGCGAGTACAGCCGGGCGTCCTCCGTTCCCGAGGTGGGGTCGCGGTCTCAGGTGGACGTCACGGATGCGTCGTTCACGCCGGACCACTACACGCTCGCCGCCGACCGGCAGGACGAGCCCACCGCCTACGACCGTGCGACCGCCGACCAGGACCTGGCCGGCGAAGAGAGCCAGGAGGACAGGTCGTGA
- a CDS encoding type II secretion system F family protein, whose amino-acid sequence MTTVAVAACGALMVAGVLLLVAGLRRRPPGPASLRERRSLRERWARATRRPPGGAGRRRDRLLLLGAGLGVLAFAVTGIPLTLLLVPVAVVGLPWLLADPVNGELELLRALDRWVRAMTATLQTGQSVADALRSSVRQAPDLLVEDLRLVAARLNDRWTVREALLAMADSLDSPDADAVLAAMVLAAERGGTGVATTLRELSESTQDRLRSMREVEVERAKPRIVVRQVTVITVTVLAVALVVVRDFFAPYATPLGQALLAGLLAAYAGSLVWMRRLTTPRPRDRILRPEVQR is encoded by the coding sequence ATGACCACGGTGGCGGTGGCCGCGTGCGGGGCGCTCATGGTCGCCGGTGTGCTGCTCCTGGTGGCAGGGCTGCGTCGGCGCCCGCCCGGGCCGGCATCCCTGCGCGAGCGGCGCAGCCTGCGGGAGCGGTGGGCCCGAGCCACCCGACGGCCTCCCGGTGGCGCCGGTCGTCGCCGCGACCGGCTGCTGCTGCTCGGTGCCGGGCTGGGGGTGCTGGCCTTCGCCGTCACCGGGATCCCGCTGACCCTGCTGCTGGTGCCGGTCGCGGTGGTGGGCCTGCCGTGGCTGCTGGCCGACCCCGTCAACGGCGAGCTGGAGCTGCTGCGCGCCCTGGACCGGTGGGTGCGCGCCATGACCGCCACGCTGCAGACCGGGCAGTCGGTGGCCGACGCCCTCCGGAGCTCCGTCCGACAGGCCCCGGACCTCCTGGTCGAGGACCTCCGGCTGGTCGCCGCGCGGCTCAACGACCGGTGGACGGTGCGGGAGGCGCTGCTGGCCATGGCCGACTCCCTGGACAGCCCGGACGCCGACGCCGTCCTCGCCGCCATGGTGCTGGCCGCCGAACGCGGTGGGACGGGTGTCGCCACCACGCTGCGCGAGCTGTCGGAGTCCACCCAGGACCGGCTCCGCTCGATGCGCGAGGTCGAGGTCGAGCGGGCCAAGCCGAGGATCGTGGTCCGGCAGGTCACCGTGATCACGGTGACCGTCCTGGCCGTGGCGCTGGTGGTGGTGCGCGACTTCTTCGCCCCCTACGCCACCCCGCTCGGGCAGGCGCTGCTGGCCGGGCTGTTGGCGGCCTACGCGGGCTCCCTGGTGTGGATGCGGCGGCTGACCACCCCCCGCCCGCGGGACCGCATCCTCCGTCCGGAGGTGCAGCGGTGA
- a CDS encoding TadE family protein, whose translation MTESVQWALVIPVVLAILLAAVQVATWAHGRHTVRHAAAAAAEAASVSRGSPERDARSAATSVAGAGGLHSVEVLVTTRPDRVEVVTRARVDLIVDLGLSTVTARAEAPRERVS comes from the coding sequence GTGACGGAGTCCGTGCAGTGGGCGCTGGTCATCCCCGTCGTCCTGGCGATCCTGCTCGCCGCCGTGCAGGTCGCCACCTGGGCCCACGGCCGCCACACCGTCCGGCACGCCGCGGCGGCGGCGGCCGAGGCCGCCTCGGTGTCCCGCGGGTCGCCGGAGCGGGACGCGCGCTCCGCCGCCACCTCCGTGGCGGGGGCCGGCGGACTGCACTCGGTGGAGGTGCTGGTCACGACCCGGCCGGACCGGGTGGAGGTGGTCACCAGGGCCAGGGTCGACCTGATCGTCGACCTCGGGCTGAGCACGGTAACCGCCCGGGCCGAGGCCCCCCGGGAGCGGGTCTCATGA
- a CDS encoding TadE/TadG family type IV pilus assembly protein has protein sequence MTRRTRDDRGAVATELVVVIPALVIIIGLLVAGGRIWLARQGVQEAAASAARAASLARGAGEARQAAEGSAAANLDTQGLTCRPAQVVVDTRGYARAPGTEATVGVTVTCTITLADVAVPGLPGSMTLTTRATSALDTFRSR, from the coding sequence ATGACCCGGAGGACGCGGGACGACCGCGGGGCGGTGGCCACCGAGCTGGTGGTGGTGATCCCCGCGCTGGTGATCATCATCGGGCTGCTGGTGGCGGGCGGCCGGATCTGGCTGGCCCGGCAGGGGGTGCAGGAGGCGGCCGCCAGCGCGGCCCGTGCCGCCTCCCTGGCGCGGGGTGCCGGTGAGGCCCGGCAGGCGGCGGAAGGGTCCGCGGCCGCCAACCTCGACACCCAGGGGCTCACCTGCCGCCCGGCGCAGGTGGTCGTGGACACCCGGGGGTACGCACGAGCTCCGGGGACCGAGGCCACGGTCGGGGTCACGGTGACCTGCACGATCACCCTCGCCGACGTGGCCGTCCCCGGCCTGCCCGGCTCGATGACCCTGACCACCCGGGCCACCTCGGCCCTCGACACCTTCCGGAGCCGGTGA
- a CDS encoding LysM peptidoglycan-binding domain-containing protein, which yields MKVLRGLGALVLLAGLLIGAPWLLAVGGRLPDPSALTPAALWRTLTSVDDGSLLLVALTVLGWAAWCVLVVSTLAELVALVARRPVRLPGLGLPQHLVRPLLVAVLALAVAPQAVGGAQAAPGSHLEQRLATPVEAPQSPVTAPIGQDVPEDALVHRVVPEDDLWSLAERYYGEGTSWRRIAEANPGLLTGGADHLEPGWRLVLPGARTGEAAPATDDSAGTGSVTVRAGDTLASLSAEHLGDAGRWSELHAANRATVLDPDQLEVGQVLRLPRSAADGPQVQAPEQGRPGDRAQGERGARPGDQPDGRTAEERSDRTEDGPQERTAERSEGPSADQGTGTRPGQEPGGRPGAEEPAADEPGSREQADGSGAEGDSAAGDTIPPGPAPSVTPAPAGPPEGPEVVPGDQELDRLARIGVVGSTGGLLAAAVVAGLAHRRTVQLAARPPGRGLVAPSPPTQRVRSALAQHQEPLTLEHLVAVQRLVARHCVEHAVPVPALDQVVVDEDRITITHRGTELPAPVGFDVRTELVPDPVGGWATPVTTWVLRRELWVQVRHGLDDDQGSVAWPALVSLGRQQGSSVLVCLQQLGLTTLEATDPDLGASALAALVLELGCSGWAGQVAVTLVGPAGRDVAAAADLATLATADDLEPVLGRLEHRWREQRALETLPALRRLDPDADTAWDPEVLLLSQRPTTDQWGRLERLVADGAPVAAVVLGDVGGAPVPTSRLLVGQDGAELRRRSGPALSFTPQLVEPGLRAAVVELLEVTGRTSTTPAPWWDPPPGPAGTDPRSDHRRADDATVVRLPTRGTGWKEALQVSSPPGPVPETGAGPTLLMLGPVELLGARGTAPARAVKQCMEYCAWLLENPGRTAVAMASSLLVAEGTRRSNMSRLRTWLGADEDDEPYLPDAYSGRILLHPAVGSDWDELRVLVAGGVATARTETLVTALRLVRGAPLADAAPHQWGWAEELRVEMLCTVRDIALVVTDRALADGDLDLARWAAARGLTVSPDDERLLVARLRTEHQAGNRAEVERLARRLTRSARVLGVDLDDETVTVLQQVMEGRIRAREA from the coding sequence ATGAAGGTCCTGCGGGGGCTCGGCGCCCTGGTCCTGCTCGCGGGACTGCTGATCGGCGCGCCCTGGCTGCTGGCGGTCGGGGGACGTCTGCCTGACCCCTCGGCTCTGACGCCGGCGGCGTTGTGGCGGACCCTCACCTCGGTCGACGACGGTTCGCTGCTCCTGGTGGCCCTCACGGTGCTGGGGTGGGCGGCCTGGTGCGTGCTGGTGGTCTCCACCCTGGCCGAGCTCGTCGCGCTGGTCGCGCGGCGGCCGGTGCGGCTGCCCGGCCTGGGCCTGCCCCAGCACCTCGTCCGCCCCCTGCTGGTGGCCGTGCTGGCTCTCGCGGTGGCACCGCAGGCCGTCGGCGGCGCGCAGGCCGCTCCCGGCAGCCACCTCGAGCAGCGGCTGGCGACACCGGTCGAGGCCCCGCAGAGCCCGGTCACCGCCCCGATCGGGCAGGACGTGCCCGAGGACGCCCTCGTGCACCGGGTGGTGCCGGAGGACGACCTCTGGAGCCTGGCCGAGCGCTACTACGGCGAGGGAACCTCCTGGCGCCGGATCGCCGAGGCCAACCCGGGTCTGCTCACCGGTGGAGCCGACCACCTGGAGCCGGGCTGGCGCCTGGTCCTGCCGGGTGCCCGCACGGGGGAGGCGGCTCCCGCCACTGACGACAGCGCTGGGACCGGCTCGGTGACGGTCCGCGCCGGAGACACCCTCGCCTCCCTGTCCGCCGAGCACCTGGGAGACGCCGGACGCTGGAGCGAGCTGCACGCGGCCAACCGGGCCACGGTCCTCGACCCCGACCAGCTCGAGGTGGGCCAGGTGCTCCGGCTCCCTCGGTCTGCCGCTGATGGTCCGCAGGTGCAGGCCCCGGAGCAGGGGCGTCCCGGGGACCGCGCGCAGGGGGAGCGTGGTGCCCGCCCGGGCGACCAGCCCGACGGTCGGACGGCCGAGGAGCGGAGCGACCGGACGGAGGACGGGCCGCAGGAGCGGACCGCCGAGCGGTCGGAGGGCCCGAGCGCCGACCAGGGGACGGGAACCCGCCCGGGACAGGAGCCGGGGGGGCGTCCAGGTGCGGAGGAGCCGGCCGCGGACGAGCCCGGGAGCAGGGAGCAGGCAGACGGCTCCGGGGCCGAGGGTGACAGCGCCGCCGGGGACACCATCCCTCCAGGCCCGGCTCCCTCCGTCACGCCCGCCCCGGCGGGGCCGCCCGAGGGTCCAGAGGTCGTACCGGGCGACCAGGAGCTGGACCGGCTGGCCCGGATCGGCGTGGTGGGGAGCACCGGTGGTCTGCTGGCCGCCGCCGTCGTGGCGGGTCTCGCCCACCGCCGCACCGTCCAGCTGGCCGCACGGCCACCCGGCCGGGGGCTGGTCGCGCCGTCGCCCCCGACCCAGCGCGTCCGCTCCGCCCTGGCCCAGCACCAGGAGCCCCTGACGCTGGAGCACCTGGTCGCGGTGCAGCGGCTGGTCGCCCGGCACTGCGTCGAGCACGCCGTACCGGTACCCGCCCTCGATCAGGTGGTGGTCGACGAGGACCGCATCACCATCACCCACCGCGGCACCGAGCTGCCCGCACCTGTCGGGTTCGACGTGCGCACCGAGCTGGTGCCGGACCCGGTCGGTGGCTGGGCGACACCGGTGACGACCTGGGTGCTGCGACGCGAGCTCTGGGTCCAGGTGCGGCACGGGCTCGACGACGACCAGGGGAGCGTGGCCTGGCCGGCCCTGGTGTCGCTGGGCCGGCAGCAGGGGTCGTCGGTGCTGGTGTGCCTGCAGCAGCTGGGCCTGACCACCCTGGAGGCCACCGACCCCGACCTCGGCGCCTCGGCCCTCGCGGCGCTGGTGCTGGAGCTGGGCTGCAGCGGGTGGGCGGGGCAGGTGGCGGTGACCCTGGTGGGTCCGGCGGGCCGCGACGTCGCGGCAGCGGCCGACCTGGCCACGCTCGCCACCGCCGATGACCTCGAGCCGGTGCTCGGCCGCCTGGAGCACCGCTGGCGCGAGCAGCGAGCCCTCGAGACCCTCCCGGCGCTGCGACGGCTGGATCCCGACGCCGACACCGCCTGGGACCCCGAGGTGCTGCTGCTCTCGCAGCGGCCCACCACCGACCAGTGGGGACGGCTGGAGCGCCTGGTCGCCGACGGCGCGCCCGTGGCGGCGGTGGTGCTCGGCGACGTCGGGGGCGCGCCGGTCCCGACGTCGCGGCTGCTGGTCGGCCAGGACGGCGCGGAGCTACGACGCAGGTCCGGACCGGCGCTCTCCTTCACACCCCAGCTCGTGGAACCAGGGCTGCGGGCGGCCGTGGTGGAGCTGCTCGAGGTCACCGGTCGGACCAGCACGACACCCGCGCCCTGGTGGGACCCACCGCCCGGCCCGGCCGGTACCGATCCCCGATCCGACCACCGACGTGCTGACGACGCGACCGTCGTGCGGCTGCCGACCCGGGGCACCGGGTGGAAGGAGGCACTCCAGGTGAGCAGCCCCCCAGGTCCCGTGCCGGAGACCGGCGCCGGACCCACGCTCTTGATGCTGGGGCCCGTCGAGCTGCTGGGTGCGCGCGGCACCGCCCCGGCCCGCGCCGTGAAGCAGTGCATGGAGTACTGCGCCTGGCTGCTGGAGAACCCCGGTCGCACCGCGGTGGCCATGGCCTCCTCGCTGCTGGTGGCCGAGGGCACCCGGCGCTCGAACATGAGTCGGCTGCGCACCTGGTTGGGAGCCGACGAGGACGATGAGCCGTACCTGCCGGACGCCTACTCCGGTCGGATCCTGCTCCACCCCGCCGTCGGATCGGACTGGGACGAGCTGCGGGTCCTGGTGGCCGGTGGGGTCGCCACAGCCCGGACGGAGACCCTCGTGACCGCCCTCCGGCTGGTGCGTGGGGCGCCCCTCGCCGACGCGGCGCCGCACCAGTGGGGGTGGGCCGAGGAGCTGCGGGTCGAGATGCTCTGCACGGTGCGCGACATCGCCCTGGTGGTGACCGACCGCGCTCTCGCCGACGGCGACCTCGACCTGGCCCGCTGGGCCGCCGCGCGCGGTCTGACGGTCAGCCCCGACGACGAGCGGCTGCTGGTGGCTCGGCTGCGGACCGAGCACCAGGCCGGTAACCGGGCCGAGGTGGAACGGCTGGCCCGACGGCTGACCCGCTCCGCCCGGGTGCTCGGGGTGGACCTCGATGACGAGACGGTGACGGTGCTGCAGCAGGTGATGGAGGGACGCATCCGTGCGCGGGAGGCCTGA
- a CDS encoding serine hydrolase domain-containing protein has product MSTVDTQLLTVVARAQRELRIPSLTAAVLARGTVAAVAAVGSVDGRRGGEPVGPDTQYRIGSISKTFTAALVMRLRDDGLLSVDDPLERHVPGTPIGAVTLGQLLSHTSGLRAETDAPWWERTAGLPFAELVPQLQQVVPAGSRLHYSNLGFAVLAEVVARHRGVGWDESVRTELLEPLGLTRTTPRPSGTHAQGVARHPHADLLLAEPEHHHGAMAAAGQLWSTVGDLAVWGEFLRSGHPGVLAPETLAEMRRPRGVHDLPGAAWLGAHGLGLELGNVDGRRRVGHGGSMPGFLAVLRVDVESGRGLAVMANTTSGLSPALVAQLWEVVEQQPAERVEPWYAEGDAGLLDVTGTWYWGPAPYRLDALPDGGLDLAPAGLGRAARFVPAGPDRWIGTSGYFDGEELVVVRDAGRPAHLDLASFRFTRTPYDPSADVPGGVDGWR; this is encoded by the coding sequence ATGAGCACCGTCGACACCCAGCTCCTCACCGTGGTCGCCCGCGCCCAGCGGGAGCTGCGGATCCCCTCGCTCACCGCCGCCGTCCTGGCCCGTGGCACGGTGGCCGCCGTGGCCGCCGTCGGGTCGGTCGACGGGCGCCGCGGTGGCGAACCGGTCGGGCCCGACACCCAGTACCGGATCGGGTCGATCAGCAAGACCTTCACCGCGGCCCTGGTGATGCGGCTGCGCGACGACGGCCTGCTGTCCGTGGACGACCCGCTCGAGCGGCACGTCCCCGGCACCCCGATCGGTGCGGTGACGCTGGGCCAGCTGCTCAGCCACACCTCCGGGCTGCGCGCCGAGACCGACGCCCCGTGGTGGGAGCGCACCGCCGGACTGCCCTTCGCCGAGCTGGTGCCCCAGCTGCAGCAGGTGGTCCCGGCGGGTTCGCGGCTCCACTACTCCAACCTCGGCTTCGCGGTGCTGGCCGAGGTGGTCGCCCGCCACCGCGGGGTGGGCTGGGACGAGTCGGTGCGCACCGAGCTGCTGGAGCCGCTCGGGCTGACCCGCACCACGCCACGGCCGAGCGGCACCCACGCGCAGGGGGTGGCCCGGCACCCGCACGCCGACCTGCTGCTGGCCGAGCCCGAGCACCACCACGGCGCGATGGCCGCCGCCGGGCAGCTGTGGTCGACGGTCGGCGACCTGGCCGTGTGGGGTGAGTTCCTGCGTTCTGGGCACCCGGGTGTCCTCGCCCCGGAGACGCTGGCCGAGATGCGCCGGCCCCGCGGGGTGCACGACCTGCCCGGAGCGGCCTGGCTGGGCGCCCACGGGCTGGGGCTGGAGCTCGGCAACGTCGACGGGCGGCGCCGCGTCGGTCACGGCGGCTCGATGCCGGGCTTCCTGGCCGTGCTCCGGGTCGACGTCGAGTCCGGACGGGGGCTGGCCGTGATGGCCAACACCACCAGCGGGCTGTCACCGGCCCTGGTCGCCCAGCTGTGGGAGGTGGTGGAGCAGCAGCCGGCCGAGCGGGTCGAGCCCTGGTACGCCGAGGGCGACGCCGGGCTGCTCGACGTCACCGGCACCTGGTACTGGGGGCCGGCGCCGTACCGCCTGGACGCCCTCCCCGACGGCGGGCTGGACCTCGCCCCGGCCGGCCTCGGGCGAGCGGCCCGCTTCGTGCCCGCCGGGCCCGACCGGTGGATCGGCACCAGCGGCTACTTCGACGGGGAGGAGCTGGTGGTGGTCCGCGACGCCGGCCGACCCGCGCACCTCGACCTGGCCTCGTTCCGCTTCACCCGCACCCCCTACGACCCCTCCGCCGACGTCCCCGGCGGCGTCGACGGGTGGCGCTGA
- a CDS encoding mycothiol transferase produces MPGTVAPSASENTLLAEFVVAQVDGLRGAGYGLTGEQLRATPTASALSVGALMVHGCHTAGGWLDRAEAAPGRAPSDAVAAEDWQAGYADDFRVREDDSAASLDAQLDELAQRVRALVPGLDLDAQVPVPDDSPWWPAGVDGWSVRWVLLHLVQELARHAGHADIIRESIDGATMYELMAGREGWPATEWLTPWQPPAS; encoded by the coding sequence ATGCCTGGCACCGTCGCCCCGAGTGCGAGTGAGAACACCCTGCTGGCCGAGTTCGTGGTCGCCCAGGTCGACGGCCTGCGCGGCGCCGGCTACGGGCTGACCGGCGAGCAGCTCCGCGCCACCCCCACCGCCTCCGCCCTCAGCGTCGGCGCGCTGATGGTGCACGGCTGCCACACCGCCGGTGGCTGGCTCGACCGGGCCGAGGCCGCGCCGGGGCGTGCGCCGTCGGACGCCGTCGCCGCCGAGGACTGGCAGGCGGGCTACGCCGACGACTTCCGGGTGCGCGAGGACGACTCGGCAGCCTCCCTGGACGCCCAGCTCGACGAGCTCGCGCAGCGGGTCCGCGCCCTCGTGCCCGGGCTCGACCTCGACGCGCAGGTGCCGGTGCCCGACGACTCCCCCTGGTGGCCCGCGGGGGTGGACGGGTGGTCGGTGCGCTGGGTGCTGCTGCACCTGGTCCAGGAGCTGGCCCGTCACGCCGGCCACGCCGACATCATCCGTGAGTCGATCGACGGGGCCACGATGTACGAGCTGATGGCCGGGCGTGAGGGCTGGCCCGCCACCGAGTGGCTCACCCCCTGGCAGCCGCCCGCGTCGTGA
- a CDS encoding mechanosensitive ion channel family protein, which translates to MPIPHLPIPQALTLVWPDTLITVLVILVAAVVVRLVLARAITKVVASAVRRSEKHQENGRATSKLLKHTTGLGADRYRQRAETLGSLLRSLSTGGIVVIAVLTIMSSIGLPLGPVLASAGIGGIALGFGAQSLVKDLFAGVFMIVEDQYGVGDLIDTGEAIGTVEEVTLRVTRLRDASGVVWYVRNGEIIRIGNQSQGWSTAIVDIPVAATEDPTRVIELLESTVAAVAAEEEFAENLIEDPTVVGVDSIVGNTMTIRIIGKTRTNTQWGLQREILERCQIVLRANGVQGPPVLPGVPATA; encoded by the coding sequence GTGCCCATCCCGCACCTCCCGATCCCCCAGGCGCTGACCCTCGTCTGGCCCGACACCCTGATCACGGTGCTGGTGATCCTCGTGGCCGCGGTGGTCGTGCGGCTGGTGCTGGCCCGGGCCATCACCAAGGTGGTGGCCTCGGCGGTGCGCCGTAGCGAGAAGCACCAGGAGAACGGGCGGGCGACCAGCAAGCTGCTCAAGCACACCACCGGCCTGGGGGCCGACCGCTACCGTCAGCGGGCCGAGACGCTCGGCTCGCTGCTGCGCAGCCTGAGCACCGGCGGCATCGTGGTGATCGCGGTGCTGACGATCATGTCCTCGATCGGGCTGCCACTGGGTCCGGTGCTGGCCTCGGCGGGTATCGGCGGCATCGCGCTCGGGTTCGGCGCGCAGAGCCTGGTCAAGGACCTGTTCGCCGGGGTCTTCATGATCGTGGAGGACCAGTACGGGGTGGGTGACCTGATCGACACCGGCGAGGCGATCGGCACGGTGGAGGAGGTCACGCTGCGGGTGACCCGGCTGCGCGACGCCAGTGGTGTGGTCTGGTACGTCCGCAACGGCGAGATCATCAGGATCGGGAACCAGTCCCAGGGCTGGTCGACCGCCATCGTCGACATCCCCGTGGCCGCGACCGAGGACCCGACCCGGGTGATCGAGCTGCTGGAGAGCACCGTCGCCGCCGTCGCGGCGGAGGAGGAGTTCGCCGAGAACCTCATCGAGGACCCGACCGTGGTCGGGGTGGACTCCATCGTGGGCAACACCATGACCATCCGGATCATCGGCAAGACCCGCACCAACACCCAGTGGGGGCTGCAGCGGGAGATCCTCGAGCGCTGCCAGATCGTGCTGCGGGCCAACGGGGTACAGGGTCCCCCGGTCCTGCCCGGGGTGCCAGCGACGGCTTAG
- a CDS encoding CGNR zinc finger domain-containing protein has translation MIFSADTEVSLASAADLVSSLDPDTLTTVEQLEAFMTRWEFTGRFDRTREELAEVRALRPVLADLWRAEEVPAVQTTNRLLAEAQAVPQLVRHDRWSWHFHATTPETPLATRMLVEAAMAFTDVIRSGELDRLRTCAADDCDNPVLDLSKNRSRRYCEAGCGNRANVAAYRARKSGAADTRGGDGRAGRGDAAS, from the coding sequence GTGATCTTCAGTGCTGACACGGAGGTGTCGCTGGCCTCCGCGGCCGACCTCGTGTCCAGCCTCGACCCCGACACCCTGACCACGGTGGAGCAGCTCGAGGCCTTCATGACGCGCTGGGAGTTCACCGGCCGCTTCGACCGCACCCGCGAGGAGCTGGCCGAGGTCCGTGCGCTGCGTCCGGTGCTGGCCGACCTGTGGCGGGCCGAGGAGGTGCCGGCGGTCCAGACGACGAACCGGCTGCTGGCCGAGGCGCAGGCCGTCCCCCAGCTGGTCCGTCACGACCGCTGGAGCTGGCACTTCCACGCCACCACCCCCGAGACCCCGCTGGCCACCCGGATGCTGGTGGAGGCGGCGATGGCCTTCACCGACGTGATCCGCTCCGGTGAGCTCGACCGCCTCCGCACCTGCGCCGCCGACGACTGCGACAACCCGGTGCTCGACCTCAGCAAGAACCGGTCGCGGCGCTACTGCGAGGCCGGCTGCGGCAACCGCGCCAACGTGGCGGCCTACCGCGCCCGCAAGAGCGGTGCGGCCGACACCCGGGGCGGCGACGGCCGCGCCGGTCGTGGCGACGCCGCCTCCTGA
- a CDS encoding EamA family transporter, translating to MTALPIPEVSAPTPRTQRSAAASAPLTGTLLAVLSAAAFSTSGALAASLLATGWTPAAIVTFRLGLAALVLLGPALWQVRGRTHLLRRHWRRVVVYGLVTMAACQLAFFYAVSRLSVGVALLLEYTAPVLIVALVWARTRRRPSWLRLGGAATAMLGLALVLDVFSGFRIDPVGVVFGLAAAVCLVAYFMMSAHADDELPPLVLATGGLVSATVVLAVVGTLGLVPMAWSTDAVVLLGHRTSPLVPLLAISLVAAALAYLTGIAASRRLGATMASFLGLLEVFFAVVWAWLLLDQLPLPVQLLGGVVIMAGVVAVKVDEVRVGRTLPG from the coding sequence GTGACCGCTCTCCCGATCCCCGAGGTTAGCGCGCCGACACCGAGGACCCAGCGCTCCGCGGCCGCCTCGGCCCCGCTGACGGGGACCCTGCTGGCGGTCCTGTCGGCCGCCGCCTTCTCGACGTCCGGTGCCCTCGCCGCCTCGTTGCTGGCCACAGGGTGGACCCCGGCCGCGATCGTCACCTTCCGCCTCGGCCTGGCCGCTTTGGTGCTGCTCGGGCCCGCGCTGTGGCAGGTCCGCGGACGCACGCACCTGCTCCGCCGGCACTGGCGGCGCGTCGTGGTCTACGGCCTGGTCACCATGGCCGCCTGCCAGCTGGCCTTCTTCTACGCCGTCAGCCGGCTGTCGGTCGGGGTGGCGCTGCTGCTGGAGTACACCGCGCCGGTGCTGATCGTCGCGCTCGTCTGGGCGCGGACCCGACGTCGTCCGAGCTGGCTCCGGCTGGGCGGTGCCGCGACGGCCATGCTGGGGCTGGCCCTGGTGCTCGACGTCTTCAGCGGCTTCCGGATCGACCCGGTCGGGGTCGTCTTCGGGCTCGCCGCGGCGGTCTGCCTGGTGGCCTACTTCATGATGTCGGCCCACGCCGACGACGAGCTCCCGCCGCTGGTGCTGGCCACCGGCGGCCTGGTCAGCGCCACCGTGGTGCTGGCGGTGGTCGGGACCCTCGGCCTGGTCCCGATGGCCTGGTCCACCGACGCCGTCGTCCTGCTCGGCCACCGGACCAGCCCGCTGGTGCCCCTGCTGGCCATCTCGCTGGTCGCCGCCGCGCTGGCCTACCTGACCGGCATCGCCGCCAGCCGCCGGCTCGGGGCCACCATGGCCTCGTTCCTCGGCCTGCTCGAGGTGTTCTTCGCCGTGGTCTGGGCCTGGCTGCTGCTGGACCAGCTGCCGCTCCCCGTCCAGCTGCTCGGCGGGGTGGTCATCATGGCCGGGGTGGTGGCGGTCAAGGTCGACGAGGTGCGGGTGGGGCGAACGCTCCCGGGCTGA